One Buteo buteo chromosome 4, bButBut1.hap1.1, whole genome shotgun sequence DNA segment encodes these proteins:
- the CNNM2 gene encoding metal transporter CNNM2 isoform X4 → MAALPGGNMAGGGRGARVVLLLLLGGCLGRRPPAAAAAAPPAAVVSPPSAAAAEETVIIGLRLEDTDDVSFMEGGALRVSERTRVKLRVYGQNINNETWSRIAFTEHERRRGGRAAAGAAGRGGGGGGGGAAGGGGGAPQRCGIRTSDIIILPHIVLNRRTSGIIEIEIKPLRKTEKSKSYYLCTSVSAPAAAALGPGAAGGLAGAEGPAGPPPWGETTWIYHDGEDTKMIVGEEKKFLLPFWLQVIFISLLLCLSGMFSGLNLGLMALDPMELRIVQNCGTDKEKNYAKRIEPVRRQGNYLLCSLLLGNVLVNTTLTILLDDIAGSGLVAVVVSTIGIVIFGEIVPQAICSRHGLAVGANTIFLTKFFMMMTFPASYPVSKLLDCVLGQEIGTVYNREKLLEMLRVTDPYNDLVKEELNIIQGALELRTKTVEDVMTPLRDCFMIAAEAVLDFNTMSEIMESGYTRIPVFEGDRSNIVDLLFVKDLAFVDPDDCTPLKTITRFYNHPLHFVFNDTKLDAMLEEFKKGSRTKMEELRILLLVPFRKWM, encoded by the coding sequence ATGGCCGCGCTGCCCGGTGGGAACatggcggggggcggccggggggcgcgggtggtgctgctgctgctgctcggcGGCTGCCTGGGCCGGCggcccccggccgccgccgccgccgcgccgcccgccgccgtcGTCTCCccgccctcggcggcggcggcggaggagacGGTGATCATCGGCCTGCGGCTGGAGGACACGGACGACGTCTCCTTCATGGAGGGGGGCGCGCTGCGGGTGAGCGAGCGGACGCGGGTGAAGCTGCGGGTCTACGGGCAGAACATCAACAACGAGACCTGGTCGCGCATCGCCTTCACGGAGCacgagcggcggcggggcgggcgggcggcggcgggggcggcggggcgcggcggcggcgggggcggcggcggggcggcgggcggcggcggcggcgccccgcAGCGCTGCGGCATCCGCACCTCGGACATCATCATCCTGCCGCACATCGTGCTCAACCGCCGCACCTCGGGCATCATCGAGATCGAGATCAAGCCCCTGCGCAAGACGGAGAAGAGCAAGTCCTACTACCTGTGCACCTCCGTctcggcccccgccgccgccgccctggggcccggggccgccggggGGCTGGCGGGCGCCGAGGGGCCGGCCGGGCCCCCGCCCTGGGGCGAGACCACCTGGATCTACCACGACGGCGAGGACACCAAGATGATCGTGGGCGAGGAGAAGAAGTTCCTGCTGCCCTTCTGGCTGCAGGTCATCTTCATCTcgctcctcctctgcctctcgGGCATGTTCAGCGGCCTCAACCTGGGCCTCATGGCCCTGGACCCCATGGAGCTGCGCATCGTGCAGAACTGCGGCACGGACAAAGAGAAGAACTACGCCAAGCGCATCGAGCCCGTGCGCCGCCAGGGCAActacctgctctgctccctcctgctgggCAACGTCCTGGTCAACACCACGCTTACCATCCTGCTGGACGACATCGCCGGCTCCGGGCTGGTGGCCGTGGTGGTCTCCACCATCGGTATCGTCATCTTCGGCGAGATCGTGCCGCAGGCCATTTGCTCTCGGCACGGCCTGGCCGTGGGCGCCAACACCATCTTCCTCACCAAGTTTTTCATGATGATGACCTTCCCGGCCTCCTACCCCGTCAGCAAACTGCTGGACTGTGTCCTGGGCCAGGAGATCGGCACGGTCTATAACCGTGAGAAGTTGCTGGAGATGCTGCGCGTCACCGACCCTTATAACGATCTAGTTAAGGAGGAGCTCAACATTATCCAGGGAGCCCTGGAGCTGCGCACCAAGACCGTGGAGGATGTGATGACTCCCCTCCGAGACTGCTTCATGATTGCTGCCGAGGCTGTGCTCGACTTCAACACTATGTCTGAGATCATGGAGAGCGGTTATACCCGCATCCCCGTTTTCGAGGGTGACCGCTCCAACATCGTGGACCTGCTCTTCGTTAAGGACCTGGCTTTTGTGGACCCCGATGACTGCACTCCGCTCAAGACCATCACCCGCTTCTACAACCATCCGCTGCACTTTGTCTTCAACGACACCAAGCTCGATGCCATGCTTGAGGAGTTCAAGAAAG